In the genome of Ctenopharyngodon idella isolate HZGC_01 chromosome 19, HZGC01, whole genome shotgun sequence, one region contains:
- the mrpl3 gene encoding 39S ribosomal protein L3, mitochondrial isoform X1 has translation MTALTCRFISLADGLLRGAPVIVFRTGAALQSRIPVIQCVRTHRTNTWWDEHLTEDNASFLKKIITDEYQQLTTDKLNPLKDEPWPRHEWVEGSRRVGLVAVKLGMMPVWTKSGERHVVTMLQVQDCHVVKHLSKEEYNGCTAALIVGGKNVSPLHRPEGYLEIFRNAGVPPKQKLTTFCVSDNAIIKPGTPLYAAHFRPGQYVDVTAKTIGKGFQGVMKRWGFKGQPASHGQTKTHRRPGALGPGGDPAKVFKGKKMPGRMGNIYDTVHGLKIWRVNTKYNVLYVNGSVPGHRNCLVKVRDTVLPTRFEKNKSPPFPTFFADGDEELPEDLYDENMFQFGEPMPE, from the exons atgacagcGTTGACGTGCAGGTTTATTAGTCTTGCTGATGGTTTGCTAAGAGGAGCGCCAGTAATTGTTTTCCGAACCGGAGCAGCGCTGCAGAG CAGAATTCCTGTCATTCAGTGTGTAAGGACGCATCGGACGAACACATGGTGGGATGAACACCTCACAGAAGATAATGCTTCCTTTCTGAAGAAGATTATTACAGATGAATACCAACAACTGACCACAGACAAACTCAACCCCCTCAAGGATGAGCCCTGGCCCAGACATGAGTGGGTGGAAG GGAGTCGAAGAGTTGGTCTTGTGGCCGTTAAACTTGGAATGATGCCTGTGTGGACCAAATCTGGAGAGAGACACGTGGTGACCATGCTACAG GTGCAGGACTGTCATGTGGTGAAACATCTATCCAAGGAAGAGTATAATGGGTGCACAGCAGCTCTGATCGTGGGTGGAAAAAATGTCTCTCCGTTGCAT agGCCAGAGGGATATTTAGAGATTTTCCGGAATGCAGGAGTTCCTCCCAAACAGAAACTCACCACATTTTGTGTGTCAGACAACGCCATCATCAAACCAG GCACTCCTCTCTATGCAGCTCACTTCCGCCCAGGACAATATGTGGACGTCACAGCGAAAAC AATTGGCAAGGGTTTTCAGGGAGTGATGAAGCGTTGGGGGTTCAAAGGTCAGCCAGCTTCCCATGGACAAACTAAAACGCACAGGAGGCCAGGCGCTCTGGGCCCAGGAGGG GATCCAGCGAAAGTTTTCAAAGGAAAGAAGATGCCAGGCAGGATGGGAAACATATATGACACTGTTCATGGATTGAAG ATATGGAGGGTGAACACCAAGTATAACGTCCTCTACGTCAACGGTTCTGTACCGGGTCACCGCAACTGTCTCGTTAAG GTCAGGGACACAGTTCTGCCCACTCGGTTTGAGAAGAACAAGAGCCCGCCATTCCCCACGTTCTTTGCTGATGGAGACGAAGAGCTCCCTGAAGACCTCTACGATGAGAACATGTTCCAGTTTGGGGAGCCCATGCCTGAATGA
- the mrpl3 gene encoding 39S ribosomal protein L3, mitochondrial isoform X2, producing MTALTCRFISLADGLLRGAPVIVFRTGAALQRIPVIQCVRTHRTNTWWDEHLTEDNASFLKKIITDEYQQLTTDKLNPLKDEPWPRHEWVEGSRRVGLVAVKLGMMPVWTKSGERHVVTMLQVQDCHVVKHLSKEEYNGCTAALIVGGKNVSPLHRPEGYLEIFRNAGVPPKQKLTTFCVSDNAIIKPGTPLYAAHFRPGQYVDVTAKTIGKGFQGVMKRWGFKGQPASHGQTKTHRRPGALGPGGDPAKVFKGKKMPGRMGNIYDTVHGLKIWRVNTKYNVLYVNGSVPGHRNCLVKVRDTVLPTRFEKNKSPPFPTFFADGDEELPEDLYDENMFQFGEPMPE from the exons atgacagcGTTGACGTGCAGGTTTATTAGTCTTGCTGATGGTTTGCTAAGAGGAGCGCCAGTAATTGTTTTCCGAACCGGAGCAGCGCTGCAGAG AATTCCTGTCATTCAGTGTGTAAGGACGCATCGGACGAACACATGGTGGGATGAACACCTCACAGAAGATAATGCTTCCTTTCTGAAGAAGATTATTACAGATGAATACCAACAACTGACCACAGACAAACTCAACCCCCTCAAGGATGAGCCCTGGCCCAGACATGAGTGGGTGGAAG GGAGTCGAAGAGTTGGTCTTGTGGCCGTTAAACTTGGAATGATGCCTGTGTGGACCAAATCTGGAGAGAGACACGTGGTGACCATGCTACAG GTGCAGGACTGTCATGTGGTGAAACATCTATCCAAGGAAGAGTATAATGGGTGCACAGCAGCTCTGATCGTGGGTGGAAAAAATGTCTCTCCGTTGCAT agGCCAGAGGGATATTTAGAGATTTTCCGGAATGCAGGAGTTCCTCCCAAACAGAAACTCACCACATTTTGTGTGTCAGACAACGCCATCATCAAACCAG GCACTCCTCTCTATGCAGCTCACTTCCGCCCAGGACAATATGTGGACGTCACAGCGAAAAC AATTGGCAAGGGTTTTCAGGGAGTGATGAAGCGTTGGGGGTTCAAAGGTCAGCCAGCTTCCCATGGACAAACTAAAACGCACAGGAGGCCAGGCGCTCTGGGCCCAGGAGGG GATCCAGCGAAAGTTTTCAAAGGAAAGAAGATGCCAGGCAGGATGGGAAACATATATGACACTGTTCATGGATTGAAG ATATGGAGGGTGAACACCAAGTATAACGTCCTCTACGTCAACGGTTCTGTACCGGGTCACCGCAACTGTCTCGTTAAG GTCAGGGACACAGTTCTGCCCACTCGGTTTGAGAAGAACAAGAGCCCGCCATTCCCCACGTTCTTTGCTGATGGAGACGAAGAGCTCCCTGAAGACCTCTACGATGAGAACATGTTCCAGTTTGGGGAGCCCATGCCTGAATGA